The Chthoniobacterales bacterium genome has a window encoding:
- the mreC gene encoding rod shape-determining protein MreC codes for MKKSHLILLGAALLVGLVFLSLSTQCMKSMQGRFLDVSTPALKAGSAVSQKISKLNKGLKTLDELEADNAQLSSENNQLKASNQLLGDLEGENKRLRAALEYRERSAFRLLPAQVITRDASSWWSTLKINRGFAEKVDAAQPVLTAEGLVGRTTTVAKDISIVMLLTDENCKVAARVEGTNEQGILTGRRVTGNAPPELVLNFLNRDANLQPGMKVFTAGVSGAVFPAGILLGTVKEFRTRELDGQAVVEPAVDFSRLEDVFVVLGTK; via the coding sequence ATGAAAAAGTCGCACCTCATCCTCCTGGGAGCGGCGCTCCTCGTCGGCCTCGTGTTTCTCAGCCTCTCGACGCAATGCATGAAGTCGATGCAGGGGCGCTTCCTCGATGTTTCGACTCCCGCGCTGAAAGCGGGATCGGCGGTCTCCCAAAAAATCTCCAAGCTCAACAAGGGCCTCAAGACCCTCGACGAGTTGGAGGCCGACAACGCCCAGCTGTCCAGTGAGAACAACCAGCTCAAGGCGTCCAACCAGCTCCTCGGCGATTTGGAGGGCGAAAACAAACGCCTGCGCGCAGCCCTCGAATACCGCGAGCGCTCGGCCTTCCGTCTCCTCCCCGCTCAGGTGATCACGCGCGACGCCTCGAGTTGGTGGAGCACGCTGAAAATCAACCGCGGGTTCGCGGAGAAAGTGGACGCCGCGCAACCGGTCCTTACCGCCGAGGGTTTGGTCGGCCGCACCACCACCGTGGCCAAAGACATTTCGATCGTCATGCTCCTCACCGACGAAAACTGCAAAGTGGCCGCCCGGGTCGAAGGAACCAACGAGCAGGGCATCCTCACCGGCCGGCGTGTCACGGGCAACGCGCCACCCGAACTCGTGCTCAATTTTCTCAACCGCGACGCCAATCTCCAGCCGGGCATGAAAGTGTTCACGGCCGGCGTGAGCGGCGCCGTATTCCCCGCGGGTATCCTGCTGGGGACAGTCAAAGAATTCCGGACACGTGAACTTGACGGGCAGGCCGTGGTTGAACCCGCGGTGGATTTCTCCCGCTTGGAAGACGTGTTCGTGGTTCTCGGGACCAAATGA
- a CDS encoding rod shape-determining protein, whose protein sequence is MFRKFFGLFSSDIGIDLGTANTLVFVRDQGIVLREPSVVAVQAGTNKVLAVGNEAKRMLGRTPGNIVAIRPLKDGVIADFEITEAMLSHLISKAHGGRRMVRPRVVIAVPSGITEVEKRAVKDSATHAGAREVYLIEEPMAAAIGVGLPIQEAAGNMIIDIGGGTTEVALISLAGIVFSRSVRVAGDELDEAIVQYLKRNFNLAIGERTAEDIKIKLGSAIKLPKETSMEVKGRDLVAGLPKTITLTSQEVREALAEPLNSIVDAVRTTLERCPPELSSDLVDRGMVLAGGGALLRGLDQLLRDETGLPVHIADDPLSAVAEGTGRVLSEIEVLRSIAQSSLRTTTAS, encoded by the coding sequence ATGTTCAGAAAATTTTTCGGACTTTTTTCGAGCGATATCGGAATCGATCTCGGAACGGCCAATACGCTCGTCTTCGTCCGCGACCAGGGCATCGTCCTGCGCGAACCGTCCGTTGTCGCCGTGCAAGCCGGCACCAACAAAGTGCTGGCCGTCGGCAACGAAGCCAAGCGCATGCTCGGCCGCACACCGGGCAACATCGTGGCCATCCGTCCGCTGAAAGACGGCGTGATCGCCGACTTTGAAATCACCGAGGCGATGCTCTCGCACCTGATCAGCAAAGCCCACGGAGGACGCCGCATGGTCCGGCCCCGCGTGGTTATCGCCGTTCCTTCGGGAATCACCGAGGTGGAGAAACGCGCGGTGAAAGATTCGGCCACCCACGCCGGTGCGCGCGAAGTTTATCTCATCGAAGAACCCATGGCCGCGGCGATCGGCGTCGGCCTGCCCATCCAGGAAGCCGCCGGCAATATGATCATCGACATAGGCGGCGGCACGACGGAAGTGGCCCTCATTTCCCTCGCCGGCATCGTCTTCAGCCGCAGCGTGCGCGTGGCGGGCGACGAGCTGGACGAAGCCATCGTCCAATACCTCAAGCGCAACTTCAACCTGGCCATCGGCGAGCGCACGGCCGAGGACATCAAAATCAAACTCGGTTCGGCCATCAAGTTGCCGAAGGAAACTTCCATGGAAGTCAAAGGCCGCGACCTTGTGGCCGGTCTTCCCAAAACCATCACCCTCACCTCGCAGGAAGTGCGCGAGGCTCTCGCCGAGCCGCTCAACAGCATCGTCGATGCGGTCCGCACCACGCTGGAGCGCTGCCCGCCCGAGTTGTCGTCCGACCTCGTGGATCGCGGCATGGTGCTCGCCGGCGGCGGAGCGCTGCTGCGCGGGCTTGACCAATTGCTGCGCGATGAAACGGGCCTTCCCGTCCACATCGCCGACGATCCCCTCAGTGCCGTGGCCGAAGGAACGGGCCGGGTGCTGAGCGAGATCGAGGTTCTCCGCAGCATCGCCCAGAGCAGCCTGCGCACAACCACCGCTTCTTGA
- a CDS encoding uroporphyrinogen decarboxylase yields the protein MTGKERFLAACRCAPVDRPPVWMMRQAGRYLPEYRDLKKSYSFLEMIRSPELAAEVTMQPLRRFAFDAAIIFSDILVVPEALGQPFSFAEGKGVRMEFRLRTPDDLRRISPDGAAERLDYVYRALRRTREALGPETALLGFGGSPWTLAAYMIEGGSSENGAAVRAMAERGDPVLVRLLEILTEVLAGYFRRQIEAGADAIQIFDSWAPWCDGYEEWSLRWVRKIAGLLPPQVPLIFFARGRNREAAALASTGATVLSLDWETPLSQVRRALAREIALQGNLDPVALEGAPQEAADAARAVLEDMAPFPGHIFNLGHGIRPSARIESVAAVLESVKNFRKDHHAASAR from the coding sequence ATGACAGGTAAAGAACGCTTCCTCGCCGCTTGCCGTTGCGCACCGGTCGATCGTCCCCCGGTTTGGATGATGCGACAGGCCGGCCGCTATTTGCCCGAATACCGGGATCTCAAGAAAAGCTATTCGTTCCTTGAGATGATCCGCTCTCCGGAACTCGCGGCCGAAGTGACAATGCAGCCGCTGAGACGGTTCGCCTTCGATGCAGCGATCATTTTCAGCGACATCCTTGTCGTGCCGGAGGCCTTGGGTCAGCCGTTTTCCTTTGCCGAGGGCAAGGGTGTGCGCATGGAATTCCGCCTGCGCACCCCCGACGACCTCCGGCGCATCTCCCCGGACGGGGCGGCGGAACGGCTCGATTATGTCTACCGGGCTTTGCGGCGGACGCGGGAGGCTCTCGGCCCGGAAACCGCGCTGCTCGGGTTCGGAGGTTCTCCATGGACCTTGGCCGCCTACATGATCGAGGGAGGATCGTCGGAGAACGGCGCCGCGGTCCGTGCCATGGCGGAACGGGGGGATCCGGTGCTCGTCCGTTTGCTGGAAATACTCACCGAAGTTCTGGCCGGATATTTCCGCAGACAGATCGAAGCCGGCGCGGATGCGATCCAGATTTTCGATTCATGGGCACCTTGGTGCGATGGCTACGAGGAGTGGTCCTTGCGCTGGGTGCGCAAAATCGCCGGTCTCTTGCCTCCCCAAGTGCCGTTGATTTTTTTCGCGCGCGGACGCAACCGCGAGGCGGCGGCCCTGGCATCAACCGGCGCCACAGTGCTCTCGCTCGATTGGGAAACGCCGCTCAGCCAAGTCCGCCGCGCGCTCGCGCGCGAGATCGCCCTGCAGGGAAACCTCGACCCCGTCGCGCTCGAAGGCGCACCGCAGGAGGCCGCGGACGCCGCGCGCGCCGTCCTCGAAGACATGGCGCCTTTCCCGGGCCATATCTTCAACCTCGGCCACGGGATCCGTCCGTCCGCCCGCATCGAATCGGTTGCCGCCGTCCTGGAATCGGTGAAGAACTTCCGCAAAGATCACCATGCAGCCTCTGCCCGTTGA
- the hemN gene encoding oxygen-independent coproporphyrinogen III oxidase, with the protein MQPLPVDLDLVRKHNRPGPRYTSYPTALQFRETPDPARLVDAARAEGGDLSLYFHLPFCESLCWFCGCNKVITTDTSRADIYLDALEKEIALFPSDGLRDRPVVQVHFGGGTPNFLSPAQIARLGKMLQRHFVIADDAECSVELDPRPLTRGHVRAFRDIGMRRASFGIQDVNARVQKAVHRVQTSECNREAIGWLRDEGFESVNVDLIYGLPGQTPETYAATLEEVLSLDPDRFAVFSYAHVPWIVPAQKILERAELPGPEAKLSMLKLVIETLTGAGYAFIGMDHFAKPGDELVRALETRTLQRNFQGYSTRGGIEIRGFGVSSISQTARTYRQNHKSLDKYYSELADGRLPVERGVELTDEDVLRRHIIMRLMCDFSLDFAPVEEQSGTNFAQKFADSLARLGEFADDGLVEIGERNIRVTESGRLFIRNIAMCFDAYTAPAEGRHSKTI; encoded by the coding sequence ATGCAGCCTCTGCCCGTTGACCTCGACCTGGTGCGCAAGCACAACCGTCCGGGGCCGCGTTACACGTCCTACCCGACGGCATTGCAGTTCCGCGAAACCCCCGATCCCGCGCGCCTGGTCGATGCGGCGCGCGCCGAAGGCGGCGACCTGTCGCTCTATTTCCATCTGCCCTTTTGCGAGAGCCTCTGCTGGTTCTGCGGATGCAACAAGGTGATCACCACCGACACATCCCGCGCGGACATTTATCTCGACGCACTGGAAAAAGAGATTGCCCTGTTTCCATCGGACGGCTTGCGCGATCGGCCCGTGGTCCAAGTCCATTTCGGCGGCGGCACACCGAATTTCCTGAGCCCCGCGCAGATCGCCCGCCTCGGCAAAATGCTGCAACGTCACTTTGTCATCGCCGATGACGCCGAATGCTCGGTCGAACTCGATCCCCGTCCGCTCACGCGCGGGCACGTGCGGGCCTTCCGCGACATCGGCATGCGCCGCGCATCCTTCGGAATCCAGGATGTGAACGCGCGGGTGCAGAAAGCGGTGCACCGAGTGCAGACATCCGAATGCAACCGCGAGGCCATCGGCTGGTTGCGCGACGAGGGATTCGAATCGGTGAATGTCGATCTCATCTACGGGCTGCCCGGACAAACCCCGGAAACCTACGCCGCGACGCTCGAAGAGGTGCTGTCGTTGGATCCCGACCGTTTCGCGGTTTTCAGCTACGCCCACGTGCCTTGGATAGTGCCGGCTCAGAAGATCCTCGAGCGCGCCGAATTGCCCGGACCCGAAGCCAAACTTTCGATGCTAAAGCTCGTGATCGAAACGCTGACCGGCGCCGGCTACGCGTTCATCGGGATGGATCATTTCGCCAAGCCCGGCGACGAGCTCGTGAGGGCTTTGGAGACGCGAACGCTACAGCGCAATTTCCAAGGCTACAGCACACGCGGGGGCATCGAAATCCGCGGGTTCGGAGTGTCGTCCATTTCACAGACGGCACGCACCTACCGCCAGAACCACAAATCGCTGGATAAATATTATTCCGAACTTGCGGACGGGCGGCTTCCGGTCGAGCGCGGGGTGGAGTTGACCGACGAAGACGTTCTGCGCCGCCACATCATCATGCGTTTGATGTGCGACTTTTCGTTGGACTTCGCGCCAGTCGAGGAACAGTCCGGCACAAACTTCGCGCAGAAGTTCGCCGACAGCCTTGCCCGCCTCGGGGAATTCGCCGATGACGGGCTGGTCGAGATCGGCGAGCGGAACATCCGCGTGACCGAGTCCGGTCGCCTGTTCATCCGCAACATCGCGATGTGCTTCGATGCTTACACCGCGCCGGCCGAAGGACGCCACTCGAAGACGATCTGA
- the hemG gene encoding protoporphyrinogen oxidase — protein MENGQRHVLVIGAGLTGLTVAAGLKKRGASVILLESNSRAGGAVESGRENGFLVEHGPNSMMVNDPEVHKFLRDSGLEKEIIRPLAKKRFIVRRGIPVALPSGPLGAVTTPLFGLAGKFRVVAEPFVRRGLTDDESLADLVRRRLGPEMLRYAIEPFVAGIFAGDPERLSSRYAFPKLWNLEKTHGSFIRGALRLRRSGPPQEMISFRKGMGALPAQLAEFLGDDIRFGAQVENVRRQTDGAWSVVWNDGGATREIRCGELVCTVPAFAVPPLPWPEELRAQLEFLQDIEYPPVTVVALGFRRKDVGHALDGFGMLVPSAEKRGILGTIFSSSLFPERAPEDCVLLTTFVGGARQPRIAATGDDALVCDICSDLRDLLRLSGDPVFQKIIRWPRAIPQYNLGYGRYIAEMEKLETTLPGLHLAGNYRGGIAAGQCIRNGLHLAETLAAKTNTQTP, from the coding sequence ATGGAAAACGGACAGCGACACGTTCTGGTGATCGGGGCTGGGCTCACCGGTTTGACCGTCGCCGCCGGACTCAAAAAGCGCGGTGCGTCCGTGATCCTGCTCGAATCGAACTCCCGGGCGGGCGGCGCAGTCGAGAGCGGCAGAGAGAACGGCTTTCTCGTCGAGCATGGCCCGAACTCCATGATGGTGAACGACCCGGAAGTTCACAAATTCCTCCGCGATTCCGGACTGGAAAAAGAAATCATCCGGCCCCTTGCAAAAAAAAGATTCATCGTCCGGCGCGGGATCCCCGTGGCGTTGCCGTCCGGCCCTCTCGGCGCGGTGACCACCCCTCTCTTCGGCCTTGCCGGAAAATTTCGCGTCGTGGCCGAGCCCTTCGTTAGGCGCGGACTGACGGACGATGAATCGCTGGCCGACCTCGTCCGCCGGCGTCTCGGGCCGGAAATGCTGCGCTACGCCATCGAACCTTTTGTGGCGGGCATTTTCGCCGGCGATCCGGAAAGACTGTCCTCGCGATACGCGTTCCCGAAGCTTTGGAATCTTGAAAAGACGCACGGATCGTTCATCCGTGGTGCCCTGCGGCTGCGCCGGTCGGGTCCACCGCAAGAAATGATTTCATTCCGCAAAGGCATGGGCGCCTTGCCCGCCCAACTCGCGGAATTTCTCGGGGACGATATCCGCTTCGGTGCTCAAGTGGAAAACGTCCGGCGACAGACCGATGGTGCGTGGAGTGTCGTTTGGAACGATGGGGGCGCCACGCGCGAGATCCGCTGCGGTGAACTTGTCTGCACCGTGCCGGCCTTCGCCGTCCCGCCATTGCCTTGGCCGGAGGAGCTGCGGGCGCAACTCGAATTTCTGCAGGACATCGAATATCCGCCGGTGACCGTCGTCGCCCTGGGTTTCCGCCGCAAGGATGTCGGTCATGCTTTGGACGGCTTCGGCATGCTCGTTCCCTCCGCCGAGAAACGGGGAATTCTCGGGACGATTTTTTCCTCCAGCCTTTTCCCGGAGCGCGCCCCGGAGGATTGCGTGTTGCTCACGACTTTTGTCGGAGGGGCGCGCCAACCGCGCATCGCGGCGACGGGTGATGACGCGCTCGTATGCGATATTTGCAGCGACCTGCGCGATTTGCTGCGCCTGTCCGGAGATCCGGTGTTCCAGAAAATCATCCGCTGGCCCCGTGCGATCCCCCAATACAACCTCGGATACGGCCGATACATTGCCGAGATGGAAAAACTGGAAACCACCCTGCCGGGACTGCATCTTGCCGGCAACTACCGCGGCGGAATCGCGGCGGGACAGTGCATCCGCAACGGTCTGCATCTCGCGGAAACGCTGGCCGCGAAGACAAACACACAGACACCGTGA
- a CDS encoding ferrochelatase, whose product MRKKAILLLNLGSPKSTRTSDVRAYLREFLSDPRVLDTNAILRAIVLNLFILPFRPRKSAAAYASIWTDKGSPLIVMSERQRELLQAKLDAPVHLAMRYGAPSVPEVMKKIAHAETEELFLVPLYPHYAMSSYETAVVQAMEEAARQRPAMKVALLQPFYDDPDYIGALADATAPRLQGDYDTLVFSYHGVPERHLRKSDPSHAHCLTVPDCCHCEHPAHATCYRHQCVRTMELLIDRLGIPKEKTVLAFQSRLGRDPWLTPQTDMTVERLGREGKKKVLVICPSFVTDCLETMEEIAEGCKETFEEAGGKHLELIPCLNDNPRWIEFLAARCRRWINGG is encoded by the coding sequence GTGAGAAAAAAAGCCATACTTCTCCTCAATCTCGGTTCGCCCAAATCGACCCGAACATCGGACGTCCGCGCTTACCTGCGCGAATTTCTGTCCGACCCGCGCGTCCTGGACACCAACGCGATCCTGCGCGCCATCGTTCTGAATCTTTTCATCCTCCCGTTCCGCCCGCGCAAAAGCGCGGCGGCTTACGCGTCGATCTGGACCGACAAAGGGTCGCCGCTCATCGTCATGAGCGAACGCCAGCGCGAACTGCTCCAGGCGAAGCTCGACGCCCCCGTGCACTTGGCCATGCGCTACGGCGCGCCATCGGTGCCGGAAGTGATGAAGAAAATCGCGCATGCGGAAACAGAGGAGCTTTTCCTTGTTCCGCTTTATCCCCACTACGCGATGTCGAGCTACGAGACGGCCGTGGTGCAGGCGATGGAGGAAGCGGCGCGCCAGAGGCCGGCGATGAAAGTCGCGTTGCTCCAGCCGTTTTACGACGATCCGGACTACATCGGCGCGCTCGCCGATGCGACCGCGCCCCGGCTGCAGGGGGATTATGACACGCTTGTGTTCAGCTACCATGGAGTGCCCGAGCGGCATCTGCGCAAGAGCGATCCTTCGCACGCCCATTGTCTCACGGTTCCGGATTGCTGCCATTGCGAGCATCCGGCCCATGCCACCTGCTACCGCCACCAGTGCGTGCGGACGATGGAACTTCTGATCGATCGCCTCGGTATTCCGAAAGAGAAAACGGTCCTGGCCTTCCAATCACGCCTCGGGCGCGACCCGTGGCTCACGCCGCAGACGGACATGACCGTCGAAAGGCTCGGGCGCGAAGGCAAAAAAAAGGTTCTTGTGATTTGCCCCTCGTTCGTGACCGACTGCCTGGAGACGATGGAAGAAATCGCCGAAGGCTGCAAGGAGACCTTCGAGGAGGCGGGCGGCAAGCACCTCGAATTGATCCCGTGCCTCAACGACAATCCCCGCTGGATCGAATTCCTTGCGGCGCGCTGCCGCCGCTGGATCAACGGGGGGTAG
- a CDS encoding DUF4340 domain-containing protein, producing the protein MFLTLAVLGGLFYLRRHVLPTRDAEEARRYAAVFVPDDISAMEIARSSDTVVLERDDAGWRIASPVADRASPENIDRILSALRFLSVRDRVATDDPAVLTESGLTTPRVRVNLRGGPEEVRIDFGSDTALPGEVFARVAGQGTVLRVPGDIVGLCTAPVESFRDARLTDLVPGDIEKFTVRRTDGEMSLRRERGKWLIEKPVQAPADPRAVDAFLESLLGLRIAKFDAPSEPESAMIPGRSAVISLTPRGGGEAMEIEIMRGEGNSAGARFAPRGNALGVDESALGIFDVSPEALRDRSVGYVDPDTVDRIDLESDGRRLDVRRADSGWKTSDGNAVDTAKVEALVELFNNTKIGAFRPNASGTGLDAPRQRLVFSAWLSENTAEDAAGGEPLAAVEIGAEENADSVFARVLGSEDTVTVPAALGREIAEFFGPPATPR; encoded by the coding sequence TTGTTTCTCACCCTCGCGGTGCTCGGGGGCTTGTTCTACCTGCGCCGGCACGTTTTGCCCACGCGTGACGCGGAAGAGGCGCGGCGCTACGCGGCTGTGTTCGTTCCCGATGACATTTCCGCCATGGAAATCGCGCGCAGCAGCGACACCGTGGTGTTGGAGCGCGACGATGCCGGGTGGAGAATTGCAAGCCCGGTGGCAGACCGCGCCTCGCCCGAAAATATCGACAGGATCCTTTCGGCCCTGCGTTTCTTGAGTGTCCGTGACCGCGTGGCAACCGACGACCCCGCGGTGCTCACGGAAAGCGGCCTGACCACCCCGCGCGTGCGGGTCAATCTGCGCGGTGGCCCGGAGGAAGTGCGCATAGATTTCGGTTCAGACACGGCCCTTCCGGGTGAAGTATTCGCCCGCGTTGCCGGGCAAGGCACCGTGCTGCGCGTTCCCGGCGACATTGTCGGTCTCTGCACGGCGCCGGTGGAGAGCTTCCGCGACGCGCGGCTCACGGACCTCGTTCCCGGTGACATCGAGAAGTTCACCGTGCGCCGCACCGATGGCGAGATGTCATTGCGCCGCGAGCGCGGGAAATGGTTGATTGAAAAACCCGTGCAGGCTCCCGCCGACCCCCGGGCCGTTGACGCATTTCTCGAGTCCCTGCTCGGTTTGCGCATCGCCAAATTCGACGCGCCTTCCGAGCCGGAGTCCGCGATGATCCCCGGACGCAGTGCTGTCATAAGCCTGACGCCGCGCGGCGGCGGGGAAGCGATGGAAATCGAAATCATGCGCGGCGAAGGCAACTCGGCCGGCGCGCGCTTTGCACCGCGCGGGAACGCGCTCGGGGTGGATGAATCCGCCCTGGGGATTTTCGATGTTTCCCCCGAGGCGCTTCGCGATCGTTCGGTCGGCTATGTGGACCCGGACACCGTTGACCGTATCGATCTGGAGTCCGACGGGCGTCGCTTGGATGTTCGTCGCGCTGACTCCGGATGGAAGACTTCGGACGGCAACGCAGTGGACACCGCGAAGGTCGAAGCGCTTGTCGAGTTGTTCAACAACACGAAGATTGGCGCTTTCCGCCCGAACGCGTCCGGAACCGGATTGGATGCCCCGCGGCAACGCCTGGTGTTCAGCGCATGGCTTTCCGAGAACACGGCCGAGGACGCCGCTGGCGGAGAGCCGCTCGCCGCGGTGGAGATCGGCGCCGAGGAGAATGCTGACTCCGTTTTTGCGCGTGTTCTGGGATCGGAGGATACCGTGACAGTGCCCGCTGCTCTCGGGCGTGAAATCGCGGAATTTTTCGGTCCGCCTGCTACCCCCCGTTGA
- a CDS encoding ABC transporter permease: MNFFTLLNREIRAYFLSPVAWVVLFFFLLLTGFNFYAGVAALNRGPSEVTVVEAFFNTVFFWFGFVLIFPLITMRLFSEEYKMGTIEPLMTAPVRDSQVVMAKYCGALVFYIVLWLPSLLYFLVFGAVTRLSAAGAAGPFLGAYAMLLLIGMFYLSVGCLASALTRNQIIAAIMSFSIITLLFFIGLLTFFILNITPALREMTGYFSALEHMSEASRGFFDTRPLVFYLSLTAFVLFLTFHVFQSRRWRN; the protein is encoded by the coding sequence ATGAACTTTTTCACCCTGCTCAACCGCGAGATCCGCGCCTATTTTCTTTCGCCCGTGGCGTGGGTCGTCCTTTTCTTCTTCCTCCTGCTGACCGGTTTCAATTTTTATGCCGGCGTGGCCGCCCTCAACCGCGGGCCGAGCGAGGTCACCGTGGTCGAGGCGTTCTTCAACACGGTGTTTTTCTGGTTCGGATTCGTGCTGATCTTTCCGCTCATCACCATGCGTCTGTTTTCCGAGGAATACAAAATGGGGACGATCGAGCCGCTCATGACGGCGCCGGTGCGCGACAGCCAGGTCGTGATGGCAAAATACTGCGGCGCGCTGGTGTTCTACATCGTCCTCTGGCTGCCGAGCCTTCTCTATTTCCTTGTTTTCGGCGCCGTGACCCGGCTCTCGGCGGCCGGCGCCGCCGGACCCTTCCTCGGTGCTTACGCCATGCTGCTGCTCATCGGGATGTTCTACCTGTCTGTCGGTTGCCTTGCCTCGGCGCTCACCCGCAACCAGATCATCGCAGCCATCATGTCTTTCAGCATCATCACCCTGCTGTTCTTCATCGGGTTGCTGACGTTTTTCATCCTCAACATCACGCCGGCGCTGCGCGAAATGACGGGTTACTTCTCCGCGCTCGAGCACATGAGCGAGGCGTCGAGGGGCTTCTTCGACACGCGGCCGCTCGTGTTCTATCTCTCGCTCACCGCCTTTGTGCTCTTCCTCACCTTCCACGTTTTCCAGTCGCGGCGCTGGCGCAACTGA
- a CDS encoding ATP-binding cassette domain-containing protein, whose amino-acid sequence MIKVEGLTKTYAGVTAIKNLDFEVKKGEIVGFLGPNGAGKSTTMRILACYLPATEGRATVAGFDVASQSREVRSRVGYMPENVALYPEMRVQEYLEYRAALKGVRGRRNRQRVNAVKELCSLRDVENKLIGALSKGYRQRVGLADALLHDPDLLILDEPTIGLDPNQIRQVRQLIRDLGKRHTILLSTHILSEVEMTCSRVLIINKGRIAASDTPENLAARVRTAGGVRAEIRAGADELEKSLADLPGVRKTEIEPLEDGWLACVLRTDAGADPRENLARLAADRRWPLRELGREQINLEHVFAEITQAGEI is encoded by the coding sequence ATGATCAAGGTTGAAGGACTTACCAAGACCTACGCCGGTGTGACGGCGATCAAGAATCTCGACTTCGAGGTGAAGAAGGGTGAGATCGTCGGCTTTCTGGGTCCGAACGGTGCCGGCAAAAGCACGACCATGCGGATTCTCGCCTGTTATCTTCCGGCGACCGAAGGCCGTGCCACGGTCGCGGGGTTCGATGTGGCCAGCCAGTCGCGCGAGGTGCGCTCCCGGGTGGGCTACATGCCGGAAAATGTCGCCCTGTATCCGGAGATGCGCGTGCAGGAATATCTCGAATATCGCGCGGCGCTCAAAGGCGTGCGCGGGCGCAGGAACCGCCAGCGCGTCAACGCGGTGAAGGAGCTTTGCAGTCTGCGCGATGTGGAAAACAAACTGATCGGCGCGCTTTCCAAGGGCTACCGCCAGCGCGTCGGCTTGGCCGATGCGCTTCTTCATGATCCCGATCTGCTTATTCTCGACGAACCGACGATCGGCCTCGATCCCAACCAAATCCGGCAAGTGCGGCAACTCATCCGCGACTTGGGCAAGCGTCACACCATTTTGCTCTCCACCCACATCCTCTCCGAGGTGGAGATGACCTGCAGCCGAGTGCTCATCATCAACAAAGGTCGGATCGCCGCCTCCGACACGCCGGAAAACCTCGCCGCCCGCGTGCGGACCGCCGGGGGTGTGCGTGCCGAAATCCGCGCCGGCGCGGACGAGCTGGAAAAATCCCTGGCGGATCTTCCCGGCGTGCGCAAAACGGAGATCGAACCGCTCGAGGACGGTTGGCTGGCGTGCGTCCTTCGCACCGACGCAGGGGCGGACCCGCGCGAAAACCTGGCGAGACTTGCCGCCGACCGCCGCTGGCCGCTGCGCGAGTTGGGCCGCGAGCAAATCAATCTCGAGCACGTCTTCGCCGAGATCACTCAAGCGGGGGAAATCTGA